ATATTTCGACAGCTTTCGCTAACGAGGGCGCCAATCTTGTTCTTATTGGAAGAGATATGGATGCTCTCCAGCTTCTTAAGACGCAGATCGACACGATTACATCGGCGCTGATTCTGCGCTGCGACGTGACGAATCCCAAGGACTGCGACAGCGCGATCGCCGTAACGCTGGCCGAACTGGGCCATGTCGACGTGCTGGTGAACGTCGCCGGCGGCACCGGCCCGGTGGGCGACACCGCCTGGGATACGACGCCCGAGGGCTTCGACGAGATCGTCAAGCTCAACATGGGCGGCTGTTTCCTGATGATGCGCGCCGTGCTGCCCGGCATGATCGCGCGCCGCTACGGCAAGATCGTGAACGTGGGCGGCACGTTCGGCATGCATGGCCGCGCCGGCCGTATGGCGTATTCAGCGTCGAAATGGGGCCTGCGCGGCATCACCAAGTCGACCGCGATCGAAGCAGGCCCTTACAACATCAACGTCAATATCGTCGCCCCCGGCATGGTCGACGGCCCACGCTTTCGCACGAAGGTCATGCCTGGCATGGCCGAGGCGCGCGGGTTGAGCGAGGACGAGGTCATCGCCGAGCACGCGGCCGAATATGCCCTGCGCCGCATCAGCACCGGGCAGGACGTCGCTTCGGCATGTCTGTTCATGGCCTCCGACGTCTCGCGCCAGATCACTGGCGTCGACCTGCCAGTCGATGGCGGCTGGGCCGCACTCTGAACATCCATCTCGATACGGAAAAGACCATGAAAGCCGACATCGTCATCAACGGCGCCACCCTCGTCACCGACAACGCCATGTTCGAAGCCTCGATCGCGATCCGCGACGGCGCGATCCTGGCAATCGGCGCCGCCGACGCCATGCCCGAAGCCGACGATGTGGTCGATGCCACCGGCAAATATATCCTGCCCGGCGCCATCGACGCCCACGTCCACTTCCGCGATCCGGGCTACACCCACAAGGAAACCTGGGAGACCGGCACCGCCAGCGCGGCAATGGGCGGCGTGACCACCGTCTTCGAGATGCCCAATACCAACCCGCCCACCGGCACGGTCGAGGCGCTCAACCTGAAGCTGGCATCGGCGAAGAAGGCCTATGTCGACTTCGGCATCTACGGCCTGTTGGGCGAGGACAATCTCGACCAGCTCGAAGCGCTGATCGAAGGCGGTGTCGCCGGCTTCAAATGTTTCATGGGCAACACCTTCGGCAACCTGCCCTCGCCGCCGAGCGGCGCCATCCTCGAGGGCTTCGAGATTATCGCCAAGCACGGCTACCGCGTTGCGCTCCATGCCGAGAATGCCTCGATCATGGCCCGCCGCTCGAAGACGCTGCGTGAGAATGACTGCTGCGATCCGCTCGCCCATCTCGATGCCCGCCCGCCGGTGGTCGCGGTGGAAGCGGTCGCCCGCGCCGCCATCCTCGCCGAATGGACCGGCGCGCGCATCCACGTCCTCCACGTCTCCTCGGGCGACGAACTGCGGCCCTTGCGCGAAGCCAAGGCGCGCGGCGTCGACATCACCGCCGAGACCTGCCCGCACTATCTGCTGCTGGACGAGCACGCCTATACCGAGAAGAAATCGCTGATCCGGGTCAATCCACCGGTGCGCGAGAAGGTCCATCAGGAGCAGCTGTGGCAGGGCGTTGCCGACGGCACGATCGACATGATCGCCACCGACCACGCGCCGCACAGCCATGCGGAAAAGCATAATGACGACATCTGGCGGGCCGATTGCGGCTTCACCGGCGTACAGACGCAAATGCCGCTGATGCTCACACAGATCGCTAACGGGCGCATGACCCTCAACCAATATGTGCGCATGACCTCGCTGGCGCCGGCCAAGGCCTTCGGACTCTACCCCCGCAAGGGCGCATTGCTGCCCGGTTCGGACGCCGATATCGTCGTCGTCGACCTCGACAAGGTGGTCACGGTGGATTCCGCGTTGCTGCAGTCCAAAGGCTCCTCGACGCCCTTTCACGACTATGAGACGAAGGGTGCACCGATCCACACGCTGGTCCGTGGCCGCTTCGTGATGCGCGACGGCGAACTGGTCACCGAGGCAATGGGCCACGGCCTCAACGTGCGACGCATCCAGCAGATGCCTACCCCGACGCCGAAGAACACCCACACCACGACCCGCGCGATCCTCGAAAAGCGCGGCAAGGCCTACTGAACCCTGATCCGCCTTGATCGCCTTGATCCGGGCAACTTCGGCGACAGCTTTGTCGGGTTCGCTATACAATAAGCGTAAAATCACGCAGGATTAATCCATGCCCGTCTTGCCGGGGGTCCAATAGGCTTTCGTCGCGAGTTGGGCCGATGAGACGCCATGTTGCTTCAAGGTCCGTCGGAGCCTCTGTATCGTGCCCGCTTTCCCTGTCAGCACGAAGGAAGCGCCCTGCGCGACAAGGGTGGAAAGTGCGGTTTCCATTTCGGCGACATGCATATCGCCTGCGTCCCGCGCGAACAGGGCGACATCGCAAAAACCTAATCGATCGATGACGAGCCTCGCACCCGTGGGATTCCGCACTTCGAAAAAACAGGAAACGGGCCGCTTCGGGTCCTCCTCCGCTACCAATTATATCATCCTACCGATCAATATCCTTCTTGCCTACCCCGGCAAAGCACGCCAATCAGCCTCGCAAACGGGGCATGATGAAGAGGATATCGGGCGGATGGGCTATTATGATGTTCTAATCGTGGGTGCGGGCCATGCGGGCGCGCAGGCGGCGATTTCCCTGCGACAGTCCGGTTTCGACGGCACGGTCGGCATGATCGGCGACGAGCAATATCCACCCTATGAGCGTCCGCCGCTGTCGAAGGAATATTTTGCCGGCGACAAGAGCTTCGACCGCATCCTGATCCGCCCCGCTGCCTTCTGGGAAGAGCGCAAGATCGATATGCTGCTGGGCAAGCGGGTCAGGAGCGTCGATCCGGTCGGCAAGTTCGTCACTGCGGGCGACGAAGAGATCGGCTATGGCAAGCTGATCTGGTGCACCGGCGGCTCTCCGCGAATGCTCACCTGCAACGGTGCTGACGCGAGCAACGTCCATGCCGTGCGCCGCCGCGACGATGTCGACGCGATGATGGCGAAGATCGAGGCTATCCGCCATGTCACCATCATTGGCGGTGGCTATATCGGGCTGGAAGCAGCGGCCGTCCTCTCCAAGTTCGGCAAGACGGTAGTGCTGCTCGAAGCGCTCGACCGGGTGCTTGCCCGTGTCGCGGGGGAGGATCTTTCGCGCTTCTACGAGGCGGAGCATCGCGCCCATGGCGTCGACCTGCGGACTGGCGCGAAAATGGACTGCATCGACGTGCAGGACGGTAGGGCGACCGCCGTGCTGATGGCCGACGGCGAGCGGATCGAGACCGACATGGTGATCGTGGGCATCGGCATCATTCCGGAGACCGGCTCGCTGATCGCGGCGGGCGCGGCGGGCGGCAACGGGGTCGATGTCGACGAATTTTGCCGCACCTCCCTGCCCGATATCTATGCCGTGGGCGATTGCGCATCCCACGCCAACCGTTTCGCGGGTGGCACGCAGATGCGCCTGGAATCGGTGCAAAACGCCAATGACCAGGCGAAGGTCGCCGTCGCCCACATAATGGGCAAGGACGAAGCCTATGATGCCGTGCCCTGGTTCTGGTCGAACCAATATGATCTGAAGCTGCAGACGGTGGGCCTGTCGACAGGCTTCGACCAGACGGTGCTGCGCGGCGATCCGGCCAAGCGCAGTTTCTCGGTCGTGTATCTCAAGGGCGGCAAGGTGATCGCGCTCGATTGCGTCAATGCGATCAAGGATTATGTCCAGGGCCGCGCCCATGTGCTGTCCGGCGCGGCGCTGGACATTGCCCAATTGGCGGATGCAGACATACCGCTCAAGGAAGTCGGACTGGCCTGAAGGCACGGGCTACCCCCGGAACATCGCCTTCGTCGCCAGTTCCCACGGACCGCCGCGATAATGCCAGGCGGCCAAGCCCGCGATCGCCAGCGGACGTGGGCGGAAGTCCTTGCGCAATTGCATTGCGAGAGCCTTTGCTTCGTTCCGCGCCACCTTGTTCTGCACCGTAATATGAAGCCGCACCGGCACCTGATCCTGCGGCGTCAGCAGGCCTGCGAACGCTTCGACCAGTAGCTCACGCATCGTCATGAGCGCCGGACTGTCCACCCGATAGGCGACTCCACGCTCCAATAACATGACCTCCGTCAGCCGCGCGGCCGGCGAAGGTTCCGCGCAAATACGCTTCAACCGCATCGCCAGTTCCTCCAGCACCGAAGGCGGCAGGTGATGAAAAAGCGTGATATGCGCCGGCAGCAGGTTGCGATCGGGTGGAAAATGGGCGCGGCGCCGCCTATCCGCCCAGGCAAAATCCGCCGCGCCCATCAGCGCCGTGACGATGATCGGCACGCTCATCGATCCGCCTGACGGCTTAGCTCAAAGCTCACCGCGCGCGCGTCTGATCTCGAACCATTTGCGCACATTTTCATTATGCTGCTGGTAGGTGTCGGCAAAGATATGCCCCCCCCTCCCGTCCGCAACGAAATAGAGCGCCTTGGTTTCCGCCGGGTGCAACACGGCGAGGATGGAAAGCCGGCCGGGATTGGCGATCGGCCCCTTGGGCAGGCCGACCATGGCGTAGGTGTTGTAATCGTTGACGGCCGCGATTTCCGACTTGCGGATACGACGGCCCAGAGGTTTGCCCTGGGTAATCGGGTAGATGATCGTAGGATCGGCCTGCAGCATCATGCCCTGGCGCAAGCGGTTGCTGTAGACGCCCGCGACCATTGGCCGTTCGGACGGCACGCCGGTTTCCTTCTCCACGATGCTGGCCAGGATGATCGCTTCCCTGGGCGTCTTGGCGATCGTATTGGACGCACGTTCGGCCCAAAGCCGGGCGAGCAACTTGTCCATCGCACCCTGCATCCGCTTCAGGACGGCGGCGCGCGCCTCACCCTTGTCGAAGGCATAGCTGTCGGGCAACACGCTGCCCTCCTCCGGCACCTGCAACGCGCCGGTCAGCTCATCATTCGCCATCAGCCGCTCATAAACCAGAATGGAAGGCATCCCCTCCGGTATGGTGACGAGCCGGGTCAGCGTCTTGCCGCCTTGCAGGATGGAAAGAATGTCGCGGTTGCTGGAACCTGCGGGGATGACGAACTCGCCCGCCTTGATCGACTTGCCCGCGCCGAAGACCTTGGCGCGGGTCAGGAAGGCGTCGGCGGACCGCACTGCGCCCGCCCGCTTCAACAATACCGCCGTGTCGGACAGGGTAGCCCCTTCCGGCACGGTGATGCTGATCTTAGCGGTCGCCGGTCCCTGCTCCGTCCAGCCATGGACGAAGCGGAAGGCGATGAAAGCCGCAACGGCCAAGCCGATCAGGAGAATGATACAGCCAAGGCGGCGCATGGGATTTCCCGATCGTCTTGCCATCATCACAACTGCCCGACCAAAGAAAAGTCCAACCGGCTAAGGCTTATAACATCCTCCCCTGTAAGGGGAGGGGGACCGCCGCCAAAGGCGGTGGTGGAGGGGTATCCCGCTATCGATAAGGTGACACCCCTCCGTCAGGCCTTCGGCCTGCCACCTCCCCTACAAGGGGAGGATTTAGGGGTCAGACCGCCTTCATGATGAGCGAAGCGTTGGTGCCGCCGAAGCCGAACGAATTGTTCAGCACCGCACGCACCTTGCGCTCCTTGGCGACGTGCGGGACCAGGTCCACGCCCTTGCAGCTCTCGCTCGGTTCGTCGAGGTTGAGCGTCGGCGGCACGATCTGGTCACGCATGGCGAGGATGCAGAAAATGCTCTCCACCGCGCCGGCACCGCCGAGCAAGTGGCCGATGGCGGACTTGGTGGACGACATCGACATGGTCGAAAGATTGTCGCCGAACAGCCGCTTGACCGCGCCCAGCTCCAGCTCGTCGCCCAGCGGGGTCGAGGTGCCGTGCGCATTCACATAGTCGATGTCCTCAAGGCTGAGGCCGGACTTCTTGAGCGCCATCTGCATCGACCGGAAACCGCCGCTGCCCTCCGGATGGGGCGCGGTGACGTGATAGGCGTCACCCGACAGACCGTAGCCGATCACTTCGGCATAGATTTTCGCACCACGCTTCTTGGCGTGCTCATATTCTTCCAGCACGACCACGCCCGCGCCTTCGCCCATGACGAAGCCGTCACGGTTGACGTCATAGGGACGCGAAGCCTTTTCCGGCGTGTCGTTGAAACCGGTCGACAGCGCACGCGCCTGCGCGAAGCCGGCGATACCGATCGGACAGATGGCGCTTTCCGCGCCGCCCGCCAGCATCACGTCGGCATCGTCCATCGCGATCATGCGCGCGGCGTCGCCAATCGAGTGAGCGCCGGTCGAGCAGGCGGTGACGACCGCATGGTTCGGCCCCATCAGGCCATATTTGATCGAAACCTGACCGGAAATCAGGTTGATGAGGCGACCATGGACGAAGTGCGGCGACACCCGGCTCGGCCCTTTATTGGCCAGCACCAGCGATTCGCTTTCGATGCCCGGCAGGCCACCGATGCCCGACCCGATCGAGCAGCCGGCGCGCAAACGCTCCTCCTCGCTCATATTGTCGAGCCCCGCGTCACGCAGCGCTTCGCTGGCGGCGGAGATGCCGTAGACGATGAAAGGGTCGACCTGGCGCTGAATCTTGTGATCAACGTCCAGTGAGGGATCATAACCATATTCATGATCGGCCGGCTTCACCTCACAGGCGATGCGGCATTTATAATCGGTGGCATCGAAGCGGGCGATCGTCGCCGCGCCGGATTTCGCCGCGATGATGTTCTTCCAGGTGGTTTCGACATTCCCGCCCAGCGGGCTGACCATGCCAAGGCCGGTTACGACAACACGACGCATATCCTAGCTCCGAATTACCTTTGGGCTTTGTGCCGCCCATGTAGCCACTTGCAACGCGCTTGTGAACGGCGCGCCAGAAATGAAAAGGCTCCCCAAGCTCCGGGATCACCGGACAGGAGGAGCCATCTCTTGAACGTAAGGACGGCCCTTCCCCGGTGGGATCAGGCCGAAAAACGCCTTACTGCTTGCTGTCGATATAGTCGATCGCATCCTTGACGGTGGCGATCTTCTCAGCCGCATCGTCAGGGATTTCGACACCGAATTCTTCTTCGAACGCCATCACCAGCTCGACAATGTCGAGGCTATCGGCGCCCAGATCGTCGATGAAGCTCGCATCTTCGGTCACTTTCTCGGCTTCGACGCCCAGATGTTCGACGACGATTTTCTTTACGCGATCCGCGGTCTCACTCATGAGTGGTCCTTCTTACTGGGTATCGTTGGTGGTTCTGAACAACCGTTAAGGCATGCCCTAGTGCGAAGCCCCGATAGAGGCAAGAGGGAAGGCCGCCAAGCCCCTTCATTCCGCCACGGCGGCTATCGGGCAAAAAAGGGCCAAAAAGAAAAGCCAAAGCAAGGCATTTACCGAAATTTCAGCCGCTTGCGCTAAGCATTCGGCATGATTGCGCTTTCTTCCATCGACCGACTGGTGACGCGCGACCGCGTGCGGATCGCAGCCACCTGCGTCCTCGCCGCGACCGTCATCGGGCTGCTTTATCTGGTCGGAACGGCCCATGGCACGGTGGATTCGCTGGGGCGGCCGCTCGGCACCGACTTTTCCAATGTCTGGACGGCGGGCTGGATGGCCGACCACGGTCAGGCGCCCCAGGCATGGGATTGGCCGACCCAGCATGAAGTCCAGAAACAGGTTCATCACGATCCCGCCATCCCCTTCTACGGCTGGCATTATCCCCCGCCCTTCCTGATCGTCGCGACATTGCTGGCGCACCTCCCTTATATCGTCGCACTGTTCGTCTGGCAGGGCGTGACGCTGGCTCTGGCCCTGTGGCTGGTGCGACGCATCCTGCCGCGGGACCGCGACGCGCTGCTCGTTGCGCTCGGTGCGCCAGTGGTGCTGGTGTGCCTGGGCCATGGGCAGAACGCCTTCCTGACCGCCAGCCTGCTCGGCGGCGGGATGCTGCTGCTCGACCGGCGTCCCTGGATCGCTGGCGTCCTGCTCGGAGCGCTGGTTTACAAGCCGCAATTCGCCGTGCTGATCCCGGTGCTGCTGCTGGCGCACGGCAACTGGCGCCCTTTCATCTCGGCAGGGTTGACGGCCGCAGCACTATGCCTGCTCACGCTGGTGATATGGGGCTGGCCGGTATGGCAGGCCTTCCTCGATTCCCTGCCGCTGACCCGCCATATCATTATCGAGGCGGGGGCGACCGGCTGGGAAAAGATTCAAAGCCCCTTCGCCGCCATCCGCCAATGGGGCGGTTCCATCCCCCTCGCCTACGCGGTGCAGGGCGTGGTCAGCGCCCTTGCCATCGTGACGGCGGCATTGGTAGCTCGGCGAGGGGCGATCGAATTGCGTGGTGCGGCGGCGCTCAGCGCGGCTTTGCTCTGTACGCCCTATGTCCTTGATTACGATCATGTCCTGCTGGGCATCGCCATCGCCTTCCTCGCGGCTGACATGGCCAAGCGCGGCACGTTGCGCTGGGAACCGACCTGGCTCGCTTATGCCTGGATCGCGCCGCTTTATGGCCGCACCGTATCGGAATGGACGCATTTCCCGGTCAACCTGGTTGCCGCGATCGCCCTGCTCGCGCTGGCGGCGCGGCGCGCGGCCATGTTCGACGCCATATTCATACCGCTTGGTGGTCGCGAAGAGCATCGCCACGCCTAGCGGCAATAGCCCTCCTGCCCCTGCACCACGACCAGACAGTCCTGCTTGCCGGCCAGATATTTGAAGCCGGTCTCATCCCCCTTGCCGGGACGGATGGCCAGATCCTTGCCTTCGCGCACGAAGCGGATCGTCGATCCATCGGCAAGGCCGGTATAGTCACCCTGCCGGTCAAGATTATCCTTGTTGGTGATCGCATAATGGCCGGGCTTTCCGTCCGGCGAAGGCTGGATGTCGAGGAACAGCCCCTCCGGCCCGGTCCAGCGGCCCACCCAGTCGTCGGTCGGCAATCCCGCCACTTTATTGTCGGCCGCGCCCAGCGCATCCGGGTCATCAATATTCTCGACCGTCGCGGCGGGCGCTGCGGCATTGTTTGCCGCATTGCCATTATCAGCCTGTTTTGCGCAGCCCGCCAGCAACAGCAATGCAGCCATGCCGACCAGACTGGTCCGAGGCGAAGGAAAGCGCATCATCCGTCAATCTCCTTTGTCGATCGCAGAATCGAACCGATAAGCCCTTCGCTTCGATCCCTCTTCCCTAGACG
This genomic stretch from Sphingobium sp. BYY-5 harbors:
- a CDS encoding glycosyltransferase family 87 protein, which encodes MIALSSIDRLVTRDRVRIAATCVLAATVIGLLYLVGTAHGTVDSLGRPLGTDFSNVWTAGWMADHGQAPQAWDWPTQHEVQKQVHHDPAIPFYGWHYPPPFLIVATLLAHLPYIVALFVWQGVTLALALWLVRRILPRDRDALLVALGAPVVLVCLGHGQNAFLTASLLGGGMLLLDRRPWIAGVLLGALVYKPQFAVLIPVLLLAHGNWRPFISAGLTAAALCLLTLVIWGWPVWQAFLDSLPLTRHIIIEAGATGWEKIQSPFAAIRQWGGSIPLAYAVQGVVSALAIVTAALVARRGAIELRGAAALSAALLCTPYVLDYDHVLLGIAIAFLAADMAKRGTLRWEPTWLAYAWIAPLYGRTVSEWTHFPVNLVAAIALLALAARRAAMFDAIFIPLGGREEHRHA
- a CDS encoding FAD/NAD(P)-binding oxidoreductase, with translation MGYYDVLIVGAGHAGAQAAISLRQSGFDGTVGMIGDEQYPPYERPPLSKEYFAGDKSFDRILIRPAAFWEERKIDMLLGKRVRSVDPVGKFVTAGDEEIGYGKLIWCTGGSPRMLTCNGADASNVHAVRRRDDVDAMMAKIEAIRHVTIIGGGYIGLEAAAVLSKFGKTVVLLEALDRVLARVAGEDLSRFYEAEHRAHGVDLRTGAKMDCIDVQDGRATAVLMADGERIETDMVIVGIGIIPETGSLIAAGAAGGNGVDVDEFCRTSLPDIYAVGDCASHANRFAGGTQMRLESVQNANDQAKVAVAHIMGKDEAYDAVPWFWSNQYDLKLQTVGLSTGFDQTVLRGDPAKRSFSVVYLKGGKVIALDCVNAIKDYVQGRAHVLSGAALDIAQLADADIPLKEVGLA
- the allB gene encoding allantoinase AllB, whose translation is MKADIVINGATLVTDNAMFEASIAIRDGAILAIGAADAMPEADDVVDATGKYILPGAIDAHVHFRDPGYTHKETWETGTASAAMGGVTTVFEMPNTNPPTGTVEALNLKLASAKKAYVDFGIYGLLGEDNLDQLEALIEGGVAGFKCFMGNTFGNLPSPPSGAILEGFEIIAKHGYRVALHAENASIMARRSKTLRENDCCDPLAHLDARPPVVAVEAVARAAILAEWTGARIHVLHVSSGDELRPLREAKARGVDITAETCPHYLLLDEHAYTEKKSLIRVNPPVREKVHQEQLWQGVADGTIDMIATDHAPHSHAEKHNDDIWRADCGFTGVQTQMPLMLTQIANGRMTLNQYVRMTSLAPAKAFGLYPRKGALLPGSDADIVVVDLDKVVTVDSALLQSKGSSTPFHDYETKGAPIHTLVRGRFVMRDGELVTEAMGHGLNVRRIQQMPTPTPKNTHTTTRAILEKRGKAY
- a CDS encoding SDR family NAD(P)-dependent oxidoreductase, producing MNLSLKDKVVVITGAGKGMGPDISTAFANEGANLVLIGRDMDALQLLKTQIDTITSALILRCDVTNPKDCDSAIAVTLAELGHVDVLVNVAGGTGPVGDTAWDTTPEGFDEIVKLNMGGCFLMMRAVLPGMIARRYGKIVNVGGTFGMHGRAGRMAYSASKWGLRGITKSTAIEAGPYNINVNIVAPGMVDGPRFRTKVMPGMAEARGLSEDEVIAEHAAEYALRRISTGQDVASACLFMASDVSRQITGVDLPVDGGWAAL
- the fabF gene encoding beta-ketoacyl-ACP synthase II, encoding MRRVVVTGLGMVSPLGGNVETTWKNIIAAKSGAATIARFDATDYKCRIACEVKPADHEYGYDPSLDVDHKIQRQVDPFIVYGISAASEALRDAGLDNMSEEERLRAGCSIGSGIGGLPGIESESLVLANKGPSRVSPHFVHGRLINLISGQVSIKYGLMGPNHAVVTACSTGAHSIGDAARMIAMDDADVMLAGGAESAICPIGIAGFAQARALSTGFNDTPEKASRPYDVNRDGFVMGEGAGVVVLEEYEHAKKRGAKIYAEVIGYGLSGDAYHVTAPHPEGSGGFRSMQMALKKSGLSLEDIDYVNAHGTSTPLGDELELGAVKRLFGDNLSTMSMSSTKSAIGHLLGGAGAVESIFCILAMRDQIVPPTLNLDEPSESCKGVDLVPHVAKERKVRAVLNNSFGFGGTNASLIMKAV
- a CDS encoding acyl carrier protein; amino-acid sequence: MSETADRVKKIVVEHLGVEAEKVTEDASFIDDLGADSLDIVELVMAFEEEFGVEIPDDAAEKIATVKDAIDYIDSKQ
- a CDS encoding 2'-5' RNA ligase family protein translates to MSVPIIVTALMGAADFAWADRRRRAHFPPDRNLLPAHITLFHHLPPSVLEELAMRLKRICAEPSPAARLTEVMLLERGVAYRVDSPALMTMRELLVEAFAGLLTPQDQVPVRLHITVQNKVARNEAKALAMQLRKDFRPRPLAIAGLAAWHYRGGPWELATKAMFRG
- the mltG gene encoding endolytic transglycosylase MltG; translation: MRRLGCIILLIGLAVAAFIAFRFVHGWTEQGPATAKISITVPEGATLSDTAVLLKRAGAVRSADAFLTRAKVFGAGKSIKAGEFVIPAGSSNRDILSILQGGKTLTRLVTIPEGMPSILVYERLMANDELTGALQVPEEGSVLPDSYAFDKGEARAAVLKRMQGAMDKLLARLWAERASNTIAKTPREAIILASIVEKETGVPSERPMVAGVYSNRLRQGMMLQADPTIIYPITQGKPLGRRIRKSEIAAVNDYNTYAMVGLPKGPIANPGRLSILAVLHPAETKALYFVADGRGGHIFADTYQQHNENVRKWFEIRRARGEL